The window CATACTGAGTGAGCAAAATGGCCACATGCAACAAGAAAACCAGAACAAAAACAAATATTTACTTCTAAATCCAGGAAAATCAGAACGGATCTCAAAGGACAAGGCCAAAACTGGCGGTCTCAGGAAGCAGACAACTTGCCAGAGCCTGCCCAACAACGGTAGTGGGTAGTCGAGCAGTTTGATGCGGCATCCACTGTACACATCCGGTCACATCTTCTCTCACAGGCTCTAATACCGCAAGTGACGGTAGCATCAGAATATATACGTTCCCAAGAGGACACAACTTCAACCAGTCGTGAAACTTGAAAGCTCCGATGGTCACGTGATCCCATTGGCCCGCCCATATCTTAGTGTCCTTGTGTCCCGCACCTTGGCTCTCTCCTCCTCCAAGTCAACCCCAGTGGGGCAAGAGATCAGAGATTCACCCCGCAATGGACCACAAGCAAGACACCCGGATTTCATTTGCATATTACAGGTGAAAACTTTTAACAAATCTTCAAAAATAGGGCCTCTTCTTGACAACTTGATAGAAAGAAACAATGTCATTTTTTGGGTGCAGCTTGGAGTGGTGGGCATTCGAAACACTTGTGCTGCTGTCTGGTCTTCTGCCCAACCCTCAGCTGGAGACTTCAGTGCTGTCAATTTGGTATAGCCCCACATCAAGCTTCAGAAATTAAGGACACATCTTTGATCTAGCTAACATAGTGCATGTTCAATTATTCTGCAGCCTTAACACTGGGATTCTTCTCTTCATGATACCATCTGGGCTTGGTTATTCTGTGAGGTAACTTACTACTATctttcagatgcagaggccgggggcaatCCTCCTTTAAAAAAAAGACTTACTACTATCTGCTACCACTCAATACCTACAAGCATTACACTGCTGGAAATTTGATCGCCTGGTTTCCTCACCCCACAGCACGCGCGTTTCCAACGAACTTGGTTCTGGACAGCCTCAGGCAGCAAAGTTGGCAACGAGGGTAGTCGTGTACATCGCCTTGTTCTTAGGCTTCGTCCTGACCTTGGGCATGACCCTGCTACGCCACGTTTGGGGGTACATGTACAACAACGAGCAAGAGGTCGTGGCATACATTGCCAAGATGCTGCCAGTTCTTGGGATATCTTTCTTCATAGACGGCCTTCACGGATCTCTCTCGGGCGTGCTCACGGGCTGCGGCAAGCAAAAGATCGGCGCCACGGTGAACCTCGGCGCGTTCTACCTGGCAGGCATCCCTATGGCGGTGCTGCTAGCATTTGTCTTCCATCTCAATGGAATGGTAAACTCTACCAAGCTCAACACTTGTCATCTGCCAAAAAAACTTAGAATGTAGTATAGTGAAACGACATGATCATCTCTCAACTCAGAGGCTGATGATGTTCTTCTCCCAACAGGGCCTTTGGCTCGGCATCGTCTGTGGCAGCCTCATCAAAGTGCTCTTGTTTGCATCTGTCACATGGACCATAGACTGGAGCATGGAAGTAAGTAGAGAACACTGAACACAAACAAACTTCTACCAGGACGCTGCTATAGAGTCTAGCCTAGCCAGGGTGACATCTCTTTCCCTTCCTGTTTTGAATTGCAGGCTACCAAGGCAAAGGACACGGTATTCGGCTCATCTCTGCCAGTAGCATGAAATTTCAAGCATCACATGGTACAAGTTTCAACTAACTGTTGAGGATGCTCAGTGTCTTttcatatataaaaaaattacCGTAGGGCCGTAGGGGACATCCTCTGCATCTGAAATTTCAAGCATCACATGGTACAAGTTTCAAACTAACTGTTAGGATGCTATGTGTCTTCTGTCCCCTGCATCTGAAATTTCAAGCATCACATGGTACAAGTTTCAACTAACTGTTAGAATGCTATGTGTCTTCAGCTGATCTGTTCGGCAGATCTTCTGCTGATTTGTACGCCAGATTATTTGTGAGAGAAAAATGTTGTGTGCTGATTGATACGGCAAATTTTCTATGAGAGAAAAATACTGCAGAAGAAGCCAAAA is drawn from Triticum dicoccoides isolate Atlit2015 ecotype Zavitan chromosome 4A, WEW_v2.0, whole genome shotgun sequence and contains these coding sequences:
- the LOC119284272 gene encoding protein DETOXIFICATION 16-like is translated as MDHKQDTRISFAYYSLEWWAFETLVLLSGLLPNPQLETSVLSICLNTGILLFMIPSGLGYSVSTRVSNELGSGQPQAAKLATRVVVYIALFLGFVLTLGMTLLRHVWGYMYNNEQEVVAYIAKMLPVLGISFFIDGLHGSLSGVLTGCGKQKIGATVNLGAFYLAGIPMAVLLAFVFHLNGMGLWLGIVCGSLIKVLLFASVTWTIDWSMEATKAKDTVFGSSLPVA